A single region of the Nocardioides sp. W7 genome encodes:
- a CDS encoding HAMP domain-containing sensor histidine kinase — MLRPDGAPVLKGRLTVFALWQLPTLVLSGAAITGLSMTEGIDHPGRTLVIPAILMLLASVALFVLPWEQWGPSGRMIVPIIDVAAVVLMEFGAVTVLPSVSLLSILPMVWLGFEFAWAGVFAAVLGAVLVAGYSHLHVGDWPTETSAWLNVLLLPLVALVLVVIAQIVGDLLRSNREQLLERSEQLVTALQVSRDQATIAQGVVDTVDTAVWFYSADDQLRMSNEAADHLAGVAGGHMWNDDRTARIPVTEQIVPRALREELVPGHLEWWGPPGGQVALVVGARRVRRYDGTALGTVVAAWDVTDVVESLRVREEFLTTVSHELRTPLTSIMGYVEIIQDLAAPGSDLLPSLAVIERNAQTLLDRISNLLVANQDLAEDIKPTRQEIGPVVAGVVRRHLPTAAAAGVSLTATVPDGVTGRVDSSRFDQVVDNLTSNAIKYTAAGGVVEVDLIDQEIGFILTVTDSGRGMSDVERHQAFDRFYRSSGARKSATQGLGVGLSIVRDIVRAHGGEVALDPAPGGGTRATVTIPHHEPVGKAVPGRVRLGVS; from the coding sequence ATGCTCCGACCTGATGGCGCTCCAGTACTGAAGGGGCGACTGACGGTCTTCGCGCTGTGGCAGCTGCCGACTCTCGTGCTGTCCGGTGCCGCGATCACCGGTCTCTCGATGACCGAGGGGATCGACCACCCGGGCCGGACTCTCGTGATCCCCGCGATCCTCATGCTGCTGGCGAGCGTGGCTCTGTTCGTGCTCCCGTGGGAGCAGTGGGGGCCGTCCGGACGGATGATCGTCCCGATCATCGACGTCGCCGCGGTCGTGCTGATGGAGTTCGGGGCCGTCACGGTCCTCCCGTCGGTCTCCTTGCTGTCGATCCTGCCGATGGTCTGGCTGGGCTTCGAGTTCGCCTGGGCCGGCGTCTTCGCCGCGGTGCTGGGGGCGGTGCTCGTGGCGGGGTACTCCCACCTCCACGTGGGCGACTGGCCGACCGAGACCTCGGCGTGGCTCAACGTGCTCCTGCTCCCGTTGGTGGCGTTGGTCCTGGTGGTGATCGCCCAGATCGTCGGGGACCTCCTGCGGAGCAACCGGGAGCAGCTGCTGGAACGCAGCGAACAGCTCGTCACCGCCCTGCAGGTCTCCCGCGACCAGGCCACCATCGCCCAGGGGGTCGTCGACACCGTGGACACCGCGGTCTGGTTCTACTCGGCCGACGACCAGCTGCGGATGAGCAACGAGGCGGCCGATCACCTGGCGGGCGTCGCCGGTGGTCACATGTGGAACGACGACCGGACCGCCCGCATCCCGGTGACCGAGCAGATCGTGCCCCGCGCGCTGCGCGAGGAGCTGGTGCCCGGCCATCTCGAGTGGTGGGGACCGCCCGGCGGCCAGGTCGCCCTGGTCGTCGGCGCCCGCCGGGTCCGGCGGTACGACGGCACCGCCCTCGGCACCGTCGTCGCTGCCTGGGACGTCACCGACGTCGTGGAGTCCCTCCGGGTTCGCGAGGAGTTCCTGACCACCGTCTCCCACGAGCTCCGGACCCCGCTGACGTCGATCATGGGCTACGTCGAGATCATCCAGGACCTGGCCGCCCCTGGCTCGGACCTGCTGCCGTCGCTCGCCGTCATCGAGCGCAACGCGCAGACCCTGCTCGACCGCATCTCGAACCTGCTGGTGGCCAACCAGGACCTGGCCGAGGACATCAAGCCGACGCGTCAGGAGATCGGGCCAGTCGTGGCCGGGGTCGTCCGACGGCACCTGCCCACCGCGGCCGCCGCCGGAGTCAGCCTGACCGCGACCGTTCCCGACGGGGTGACCGGCAGGGTCGACTCCTCACGCTTCGACCAGGTCGTCGACAACCTGACCTCCAACGCGATCAAGTACACCGCCGCAGGTGGCGTCGTCGAGGTCGACCTCATCGACCAGGAGATCGGGTTCATCCTGACGGTGACGGACTCCGGGCGAGGGATGAGCGACGTCGAACGTCATCAGGCGTTCGATCGCTTCTACCGGTCGAGCGGTGCCCGCAAGAGCGCGACCCAGGGCCTGGGGGTCGGCCTGTCCATCGTGCGGGACATCGTGCGCGCCCATGGCGGGGAGGTGGCCCTGGACCCGGCGCCGGGCGGGGGCACGCGCGCGACCGTGACCATCCCGCACCACGAGCCGGTCGGCAAGGCGGTACCGGGCCGCGTACGTCTCGGGGTTTCCTGA
- a CDS encoding DUF2804 domain-containing protein codes for MAGDRTAADQAHIDLAGFTPGDQDVRVERAGWVYYVRVVKQTESLSGRGLDPNGSLIGIVVLVVVEFLHARIRRGMPQKVGVVRLPAASSWHTGRARVLHRETLAAGVDPDSRVADLVADVRAGSYDPDRRLRQTHDHAVGGPVQPIVVREREISEPVRLTLPDGRLNREAVGWTRTPLIDTDGVGRGRRGRGRNKRWEYWAVTTPTHVAALVVSDLDYAAVHGIWLLDRGTGEAIAHDAIGVLGGSATLPGTLGAGPTRARTRQVEIDIDEVAGGTRLRARGKRVELDVVAHRPEGHESLGVVVPWTDRLFQYTVKDVARPATGTIRVDGAEAVVPAGESWATLDHGRGRWPYAVRWNWGAGSGRTDGRVVGIQVGGQWTDGTGSVENSLLVDGHLTKISEELVWDYDQDDWMAPWRVTGESVDLTLTPFHLKRSVTDVKVFASRTHQCFGHWSGRVRDDTGTWVRVADVVGWAEDVRNRW; via the coding sequence ATGGCGGGTGATCGGACGGCGGCGGACCAGGCGCACATCGACCTGGCGGGCTTCACGCCGGGGGATCAGGACGTCCGCGTCGAGCGGGCCGGCTGGGTCTACTACGTCCGCGTGGTCAAGCAGACCGAGAGCCTCTCCGGACGAGGGCTCGACCCGAACGGCAGCCTGATCGGCATCGTCGTCCTGGTCGTCGTCGAATTCCTGCATGCCCGGATCCGCCGCGGGATGCCCCAGAAGGTCGGCGTCGTACGGCTGCCCGCGGCCAGCTCGTGGCACACCGGTCGGGCGCGGGTGCTCCACCGGGAGACCCTGGCCGCCGGCGTCGATCCGGACAGTCGGGTCGCCGACCTCGTCGCCGACGTACGAGCGGGCAGCTACGACCCCGACCGGCGGCTCCGCCAGACGCACGACCACGCCGTCGGGGGTCCCGTGCAGCCGATCGTCGTCCGGGAGCGCGAGATCTCCGAGCCGGTGCGGCTCACCCTGCCCGACGGCCGGCTCAACCGCGAGGCGGTCGGCTGGACCCGCACGCCGCTGATCGATACCGACGGGGTCGGGCGGGGACGGCGCGGGCGGGGGCGCAACAAGCGCTGGGAGTACTGGGCGGTGACGACCCCGACCCACGTCGCGGCCCTGGTCGTCTCCGACCTCGACTACGCGGCCGTGCACGGCATCTGGCTGCTCGACCGCGGCACCGGCGAGGCCATCGCCCACGACGCCATCGGGGTCCTCGGGGGCAGCGCCACCCTGCCCGGCACGCTCGGAGCAGGTCCGACCCGGGCGCGCACCCGGCAGGTCGAGATCGACATCGACGAGGTGGCCGGCGGCACCCGGCTGCGCGCCCGTGGCAAGCGGGTCGAGCTCGACGTGGTCGCGCACCGCCCAGAGGGGCACGAGTCGCTCGGCGTCGTGGTCCCGTGGACCGACCGGCTCTTCCAGTACACCGTCAAGGACGTCGCCCGACCGGCCACCGGCACGATCCGGGTCGACGGCGCCGAGGCCGTCGTACCCGCGGGGGAGTCCTGGGCGACCCTGGACCACGGCCGTGGTCGGTGGCCGTACGCCGTCCGCTGGAACTGGGGCGCCGGCTCGGGTCGCACCGACGGCCGGGTCGTCGGCATCCAGGTCGGCGGGCAGTGGACCGACGGCACGGGGTCGGTGGAGAACTCGCTGCTCGTCGACGGGCACCTGACGAAGATCAGCGAGGAGCTGGTCTGGGACTACGACCAGGACGACTGGATGGCACCCTGGCGCGTCACCGGGGAGTCCGTGGACCTGACCCTGACTCCCTTCCACCTGAAGAGGTCGGTCACGGACGTCAAGGTCTTCGCGTCCCGGACCCACCAGTGCTTCGGCCACTGGTCCGGCCGGGTCCGCGACGACACCGGCACCTGGGTCCGGGTCGCGGACGTCGTCGGCTGGGCCGAGGACGTCCGGAACCGGTGGTGA
- the cls gene encoding cardiolipin synthase: MDLQNVAVVAGFALVVTDYVIKFAAIGVLPGNRKPSSAMAWLILILVIPLAGFVVFLFLGRTFVGTKRLARQREADDALRAATDRLAPSPVEGPAYLSSIATLGRNLGALPLQTGNRIDLYPGYGEAITAMTEAVAGATTSVEVEFYIAAWDEMTAPFFEALVAAADRGVTVRFLFDHMGSRSIPGHREFVERLEQTSIRFHRMLPVRPLHGQFQRPDLRNHRKLLVVDGRVAFMGSQNLIEPGYNKAKNHQDNREYVELVARVDGPSVNAIRAVFAKDWYIESNERMGEEIRPSSVTHHDDGVAAQVLPSGPGYTTENNLRLFTALIYSAQARVSIASPYFVPDEPLLYAVTTAARRGVAVELFVSEWGDQFMVSHAQCSYYQALLESGVRIFLYPAPWVLHSKHFSIDDDVAVIGSSNMDMRSFALNYEVSLMVTGGDVVARFREVEDGYRAISRELLLPEWQQRPRRQRYLDNTMRLTSALQ; this comes from the coding sequence GTGGATCTGCAGAACGTCGCCGTCGTCGCGGGGTTCGCCCTGGTCGTCACCGACTACGTCATCAAGTTCGCCGCCATCGGCGTACTGCCCGGCAACCGCAAGCCGTCGTCGGCGATGGCGTGGCTGATCCTGATCCTGGTGATCCCGCTGGCGGGATTCGTGGTGTTCCTGTTCCTCGGACGGACCTTCGTGGGCACCAAGCGGCTGGCGCGTCAGCGGGAGGCCGACGACGCCCTCAGAGCGGCCACCGACCGGCTGGCTCCGTCGCCGGTCGAGGGACCGGCGTACCTGTCCTCGATCGCCACGCTGGGCCGCAACCTCGGTGCGCTGCCGCTGCAGACCGGCAACCGGATCGACCTGTACCCCGGCTACGGCGAGGCGATCACGGCGATGACGGAGGCGGTGGCGGGCGCGACCACGTCGGTCGAGGTGGAGTTCTACATCGCGGCCTGGGACGAGATGACCGCGCCGTTCTTCGAGGCCCTGGTGGCGGCCGCGGACCGGGGGGTCACGGTGCGGTTCCTCTTCGACCACATGGGCTCGCGCAGCATCCCGGGCCACCGGGAGTTCGTCGAGCGGCTGGAGCAGACCTCGATCCGGTTCCACCGGATGCTGCCCGTGCGCCCCCTCCACGGCCAGTTCCAACGGCCCGACCTGCGCAACCACCGCAAGCTGCTGGTGGTCGACGGGCGAGTGGCCTTCATGGGCTCGCAGAACCTCATCGAGCCGGGCTACAACAAGGCGAAGAACCACCAGGACAACCGCGAGTACGTCGAGCTGGTGGCCCGGGTGGACGGGCCGAGCGTGAACGCCATCCGGGCCGTCTTCGCCAAGGACTGGTACATCGAGTCGAACGAGCGCATGGGCGAGGAGATCCGGCCGTCCAGCGTGACCCACCACGACGACGGGGTCGCCGCCCAGGTGCTGCCCAGCGGACCCGGCTACACGACCGAGAACAACCTGCGCCTGTTCACCGCCCTGATCTACTCGGCCCAGGCACGGGTGTCGATCGCCAGCCCGTACTTCGTGCCCGACGAGCCGCTGCTGTACGCCGTCACCACGGCGGCCCGGCGCGGCGTGGCCGTCGAGCTCTTCGTGAGCGAGTGGGGCGACCAGTTCATGGTCTCCCACGCCCAGTGCTCCTACTACCAGGCGCTGCTGGAGTCGGGCGTGCGGATCTTCCTCTACCCGGCGCCGTGGGTGCTGCACTCCAAGCACTTCTCCATCGACGACGACGTGGCCGTCATCGGGTCCAGCAACATGGACATGCGCTCCTTCGCCCTGAACTACGAGGTGTCGCTGATGGTCACCGGAGGCGACGTCGTCGCCCGGTTCCGCGAGGTCGAGGACGGCTACCGCGCGATCTCGCGGGAGCTGCTGTTGCCGGAGTGGCAGCAGCGGCCCCGGCGCCAGCGCTATCTCGACAACACGATGCGGCTCACGTCGGCGTTGCAGTAG
- a CDS encoding AI-2E family transporter, with product MTPSRTGRLLVSTAAAVVVVAGLRSASDIVGPVMLALALTIVFHPLRAALDRRVPTWAASVVVLVLAYVLILGLTLALVVSVGRLAALLPTYTSDLDDLVADAGDRLASLGVSQAQVDAVTGSFDVGALLDTAMSILAGMASVLSNLLFIVTLLLFLAFDAAHTARLAGQAREHRSQLVDALAGFARGTRSYLGVSAVFGLIVAVVDTALLWALGVPGAFVWGVLAFVTNFIPNIGFVIGVIPPALIGLLEGGPGLMLTVIVLYSAVNVVIQSIIQPRYVGQAVGLSTTLTFLSLVFWTWVLGRSARCSPYP from the coding sequence ATGACCCCGAGCCGGACGGGCCGGCTCCTCGTCAGTACGGCGGCGGCGGTCGTCGTCGTCGCCGGCCTGCGGTCGGCCAGCGACATCGTCGGCCCGGTCATGCTCGCCCTGGCGCTCACCATCGTCTTCCACCCCCTCCGGGCCGCGCTGGACCGTCGGGTGCCGACGTGGGCCGCGTCGGTCGTCGTCCTCGTCCTGGCGTACGTGCTGATCCTGGGACTCACCCTCGCCCTCGTCGTCTCCGTGGGCCGGCTCGCCGCCCTGCTGCCGACGTACACCTCCGACCTGGACGACCTCGTTGCGGACGCCGGCGACCGACTGGCCTCGCTGGGCGTCTCCCAGGCGCAGGTCGACGCCGTGACCGGGTCCTTCGACGTCGGTGCGCTGCTCGACACCGCCATGTCGATCCTCGCCGGCATGGCGTCGGTGCTCTCCAACCTGCTGTTCATCGTCACCCTGCTGCTCTTCCTGGCCTTCGACGCCGCCCACACCGCCAGGCTGGCCGGCCAGGCGCGCGAGCACCGCTCGCAGCTCGTGGACGCGCTCGCCGGGTTCGCGCGGGGAACCCGCAGCTACCTGGGCGTGTCCGCCGTCTTCGGCCTCATCGTCGCCGTCGTCGACACCGCCCTGTTGTGGGCCCTCGGGGTGCCCGGGGCGTTCGTGTGGGGCGTGTTGGCCTTCGTCACCAACTTCATCCCCAACATCGGCTTCGTCATCGGCGTCATCCCGCCCGCCCTGATCGGGCTGCTGGAGGGCGGCCCCGGCCTGATGCTCACGGTGATCGTCCTCTACTCCGCGGTCAACGTGGTGATCCAGTCGATCATCCAACCGCGGTACGTCGGACAGGCGGTCGGGCTCTCGACCACGCTCACCTTCCTGTCGCTGGTCTTCTGGACCTGGGTGCTGGGCCGCTCGGCGCGCTGCTCGCCGTACCCATGA
- a CDS encoding phage holin family protein — translation MSSRRLRWVDVLRLLVTWLLAFGALLLTAVLLPGFSYTSWAPLLAATAVTGLVGMIVRPVLVVLAATAGWIAVGLATLFGQAVVMQLALMLVPGASFDSFWTAVAAAWIAAALGTLLVWLSSAGTDESFAASLLRLKPGEIDDAEVDGVLFVQLDGVSFPVMQWVLRSGSMPTLRRWVDSGSHAVQEWTVQLPCTTPASQQAILHGTAHGVPAFRWYDRELGRVLVANRPADAAVIESRASTGTGLLADDGMSVSNLFTGDAPRASMTMSRLEVARGSRRTRVVFARFLLRPDGLSRSLSRTIAEVVRERFQASRQRRLGAHPRVHRSWTFAGLRAFSNGLLRDLNTVVVSEELMRGARSVYVDYVDYDEIAHHAGSTRVESLACLTGLDQVLALLERVADRAPRRYHLVVLSDHGQSQGEPFAARYGIELSDLCRSLTQAPTTGLESSIEGWGRVDSVLEASARVDEILKPASADGDAELIVLGSGNLGLVYVPGPQRLTLDQLDARWPALVAGLVAHEGIGFVSVLDADGPVAIGRAGRRHLDTGVVEGIDPLLPFGRHAATRLLAATALPQAPDIYVNSALDADTLDVAAFEPLVGCHGGLGGWQDSAFVLAPSALLATDDPIVGGVELHRHLVGILEALGQRTSLHRSAS, via the coding sequence GTGAGCAGCCGCCGGCTCCGCTGGGTCGACGTACTCAGGCTGCTGGTCACCTGGCTCCTCGCGTTCGGGGCCCTGCTGCTGACGGCCGTCCTGCTCCCCGGGTTCAGCTACACCTCGTGGGCGCCGCTCCTGGCCGCGACGGCGGTGACCGGACTGGTCGGGATGATCGTCCGCCCGGTCCTCGTCGTGCTCGCCGCGACCGCGGGGTGGATCGCCGTCGGGCTCGCCACCCTCTTCGGGCAGGCGGTCGTGATGCAGCTCGCCCTGATGCTCGTGCCCGGCGCCTCGTTCGACTCCTTCTGGACCGCCGTCGCCGCGGCCTGGATCGCGGCGGCCCTCGGCACCCTGCTCGTGTGGCTGTCGAGTGCCGGCACCGACGAGTCCTTCGCCGCCAGCCTCCTCCGTCTCAAGCCGGGCGAGATCGACGACGCGGAGGTCGACGGCGTGCTGTTCGTCCAGCTCGACGGAGTGTCGTTCCCGGTGATGCAGTGGGTGCTCCGCTCGGGCAGCATGCCCACGCTGCGCCGCTGGGTCGACAGCGGCTCGCACGCGGTGCAGGAGTGGACCGTCCAGCTGCCGTGCACGACGCCGGCCAGCCAGCAGGCGATCCTCCACGGCACGGCCCACGGAGTGCCGGCGTTCCGCTGGTACGACCGGGAGCTCGGACGCGTCCTGGTGGCCAACCGTCCCGCCGACGCCGCCGTCATCGAGTCGCGGGCGAGCACCGGCACCGGCCTCCTCGCCGACGACGGGATGTCGGTCTCGAACCTCTTCACGGGCGACGCGCCGAGGGCCTCGATGACGATGAGCCGGCTCGAGGTCGCGCGCGGGTCGCGACGGACGCGGGTGGTCTTCGCCCGCTTCCTGCTCCGCCCGGACGGACTCTCGCGCAGCCTGTCGCGGACCATCGCCGAGGTGGTCCGGGAGCGCTTCCAGGCCAGCCGCCAGCGTCGGCTCGGCGCCCATCCCCGGGTGCACCGCTCCTGGACGTTCGCCGGCTTGCGCGCCTTCAGCAACGGCCTGCTGCGCGACCTGAACACGGTGGTGGTGAGCGAGGAGCTGATGCGGGGCGCGCGCAGCGTCTACGTTGACTACGTCGACTACGACGAGATCGCCCACCACGCGGGCAGCACCCGGGTCGAGTCGCTCGCCTGCCTGACCGGTCTCGACCAGGTGCTGGCCCTGCTCGAGCGGGTGGCCGATCGGGCCCCGCGCCGCTACCACCTGGTCGTCCTCAGCGACCACGGCCAGTCGCAGGGCGAGCCGTTCGCGGCCCGGTACGGCATCGAGCTCAGCGACCTGTGCCGCTCCCTGACGCAGGCGCCGACCACGGGTCTGGAGAGCAGCATCGAGGGCTGGGGCCGGGTCGACTCGGTCTTGGAGGCGTCGGCCCGCGTCGACGAGATCCTCAAACCGGCCTCGGCGGACGGCGATGCGGAGCTGATCGTGCTCGGCAGTGGGAACCTCGGCCTGGTCTACGTCCCCGGTCCGCAGAGACTGACCCTCGACCAGCTGGACGCCCGGTGGCCGGCGCTGGTGGCGGGACTCGTCGCCCACGAGGGCATCGGGTTCGTCAGCGTCCTGGATGCCGACGGGCCCGTCGCCATCGGCCGTGCCGGCCGGCGCCACCTGGACACCGGCGTCGTCGAGGGCATCGATCCCCTGCTGCCCTTCGGGAGGCACGCGGCGACCCGGCTCCTGGCCGCGACCGCCCTGCCGCAGGCGCCCGACATCTACGTCAACAGCGCGCTCGACGCGGACACCCTCGACGTCGCGGCGTTCGAGCCCCTGGTGGGCTGCCACGGCGGACTCGGAGGCTGGCAGGACTCCGCCTTCGTGCTCGCCCCATCGGCCCTGCTCGCGACCGACGACCCGATCGTCGGCGGCGTCGAGCTGCACCGGCACCTGGTCGGCATCCTCGAGGCACTGGGACAGCGGACGAGTCTGCACAGGAGCGCCTCATGA
- a CDS encoding SHOCT domain-containing protein — protein MEDFGLWDVIVSMFWFTLLVMWIWMIISILTDIFRDHELNGAAKAAWTVFILVLPWIGAICYIFARGNSMNERTRRAQLEQQASMRAFAQETAVRGTSVSEELRELAQLRDSGTISPDEYQQAKAKVLT, from the coding sequence ATGGAGGACTTCGGCCTGTGGGACGTCATCGTCTCGATGTTCTGGTTCACGCTGCTCGTGATGTGGATCTGGATGATCATCTCGATCCTCACCGACATCTTCCGCGACCACGAGCTCAACGGTGCGGCGAAGGCGGCCTGGACGGTCTTCATCCTGGTGCTGCCCTGGATCGGGGCGATCTGCTACATCTTCGCCCGCGGCAACTCGATGAACGAGCGCACGCGACGGGCCCAGCTCGAGCAGCAGGCCAGCATGCGCGCGTTCGCGCAGGAGACCGCCGTCCGGGGCACCAGTGTCTCCGAGGAGCTGCGGGAGCTCGCACAGCTGCGTGACAGCGGCACCATCTCCCCCGACGAGTACCAGCAGGCCAAGGCCAAGGTCCTGACGTGA
- a CDS encoding phage holin family protein: MLKQIILVWLVTAAAIAVAAALVPSVDIDGGVLSLLGVALVFGLVNAIIGPLLRLLSLPLTMVTLGLFALIVNGALLAITAGLTDALDVGGVVATVLAAVVISAVTTLLLLLTVRVFEPQPQ; encoded by the coding sequence ATGCTGAAGCAGATCATCCTCGTGTGGCTCGTGACGGCGGCCGCCATCGCCGTCGCCGCGGCCCTGGTCCCCTCGGTCGACATCGACGGAGGGGTGCTCTCCCTGCTCGGGGTGGCGCTGGTCTTCGGACTGGTCAACGCGATCATCGGGCCCCTGCTGAGGCTGCTGTCGCTGCCGCTGACCATGGTGACGCTCGGTCTCTTCGCCCTGATCGTCAACGGGGCGCTGCTCGCGATCACCGCCGGCCTGACCGACGCCCTGGACGTGGGCGGCGTGGTCGCCACGGTCCTGGCGGCCGTGGTGATCTCGGCGGTCACCACGCTCCTGCTGCTGCTCACGGTCCGGGTCTTCGAGCCGCAGCCGCAGTAG
- a CDS encoding SpoIIE family protein phosphatase, translating into MHHVHREGDTSPSVSGEGPFLGDGEVAAARAQYARRVVGHREGIPALNRLADLAARLTGAGSAQVSIVADDLTVMGGVGDAAASVGAASPAEESLCTVTVRENAPLGVPDALRDPRVRHLPLVASGVVGAYLGIPLVVDGHAVGALCVFDREPREWSERDVSLLEELAGPVLAELELAVLAAQHDDDKLLWQLAVDAAGVGAFDWDLETGQLRWDERLLELFGLSRETFGDTIEAFEASVHPEDRARVTQALNEAVDSCGTFAAEYRVVRPDGGVRWIAARGQALAGPDGAAVRLLGAAFDSTAVQEGEARVARVLETMPTAFLQLDRSWRFTYANAEAERLLGGIGMPIVGGLIWDLFPAAVGSTFETHYRHAMETGDPRSFEAYYPPPLDDWYDVHAWPSPDGLSVYFMDVTARHAAQETVTRAARRAALLAEVSRALNDTLDAEEAVARLAQLVVPVLGDWCVVTLAEGGGPAMAPGWRHRLRDIGWWHHDPHRRADVERYAEIRIPALTEASFVAQALQRTAPVVIASGATDAIGAVLEEGEARDLFRTLGPDAAVVVPLRGRADTVGLLTVFRGPERETFTTDDLDTLTEVAARAGSALDNARAFSQQQDLAEGLQRSLLTAPPDPAGLQLEVRYEPAAAAAQVGGDWYDAFLQPDGGTSLVIGDVVGHDTAAAAAMGQVRGLLRGIAVTTGDGPADVLRRVDEAMEILQVDTTATAVVARLEQTADERARGVTRLCWSNAGHPPPLVAFPGSEPGSVEVLTLWAETSELLLGLDPATERTESVVTLPRGATVLLYTDGLVERRGQSLDEGIDAMRALLAELVRAGVGLEELCDGLIRGLLPESPDDDVALVAVRVERT; encoded by the coding sequence TTGCACCACGTCCACCGCGAGGGCGACACCAGTCCCTCGGTGTCGGGCGAGGGCCCCTTCCTCGGCGACGGCGAGGTCGCCGCCGCCCGGGCACAGTACGCGCGTCGGGTGGTCGGCCACCGGGAGGGCATTCCCGCCCTGAACCGCCTGGCCGACCTGGCCGCGCGACTCACCGGTGCCGGGTCCGCCCAGGTGTCGATCGTCGCCGACGACCTGACGGTGATGGGCGGCGTGGGCGACGCCGCCGCCTCGGTGGGCGCCGCGTCACCGGCCGAGGAGTCCCTGTGCACCGTCACGGTGCGGGAGAACGCCCCGCTGGGCGTCCCGGACGCGCTCCGGGACCCTCGCGTCCGGCACCTGCCGCTCGTGGCGTCGGGTGTCGTGGGCGCCTACCTCGGGATCCCGCTGGTCGTCGACGGGCACGCCGTCGGTGCCCTGTGCGTCTTCGACCGTGAGCCGCGGGAGTGGAGCGAGCGCGACGTCTCCCTGCTCGAGGAGCTGGCCGGCCCGGTGCTGGCGGAGCTCGAGCTCGCCGTCCTCGCCGCCCAGCACGACGACGACAAGCTGCTGTGGCAGCTGGCGGTCGACGCCGCCGGCGTCGGCGCCTTCGACTGGGACCTCGAGACCGGGCAGCTGCGCTGGGACGAGCGGCTGCTGGAGCTGTTCGGCCTCAGTCGCGAGACCTTCGGCGACACGATCGAGGCGTTCGAGGCCTCGGTCCACCCCGAGGACCGGGCTCGCGTCACCCAGGCCCTGAACGAGGCCGTCGACAGCTGCGGGACCTTCGCGGCCGAGTACCGCGTGGTGCGTCCGGACGGCGGGGTGCGGTGGATCGCCGCTCGCGGGCAGGCGCTCGCCGGACCGGACGGCGCGGCGGTCCGGCTGCTGGGAGCGGCGTTCGACAGCACCGCCGTCCAGGAGGGCGAGGCGCGGGTCGCCCGCGTCCTGGAGACGATGCCGACGGCGTTCCTCCAGCTCGACCGGAGCTGGCGGTTCACCTACGCGAACGCCGAGGCGGAGCGGCTGCTCGGCGGCATCGGCATGCCGATCGTCGGCGGGCTGATCTGGGACCTGTTCCCGGCGGCCGTGGGGAGCACCTTCGAGACCCACTACCGGCACGCGATGGAGACCGGCGACCCGCGCAGCTTCGAGGCGTACTACCCGCCGCCCCTCGACGACTGGTACGACGTGCACGCGTGGCCCAGCCCCGACGGGCTCTCGGTCTACTTCATGGACGTCACCGCCCGCCATGCGGCGCAGGAGACGGTCACCCGGGCCGCCCGTCGCGCGGCGCTGCTCGCCGAGGTCAGCCGGGCGCTGAACGACACCCTCGACGCCGAGGAGGCCGTGGCCCGACTGGCCCAGCTCGTCGTACCGGTGCTGGGGGACTGGTGCGTCGTGACCCTCGCCGAGGGTGGGGGACCGGCGATGGCACCGGGCTGGCGGCACCGGTTGCGAGACATCGGCTGGTGGCACCACGACCCGCACCGGCGCGCGGACGTCGAGCGGTACGCCGAGATCCGGATCCCCGCGCTGACCGAGGCCTCCTTCGTCGCCCAGGCGCTCCAGCGGACCGCGCCGGTGGTGATCGCGAGCGGGGCCACCGACGCGATCGGGGCCGTGCTGGAGGAGGGCGAGGCGCGCGACCTCTTCCGCACCCTCGGACCGGACGCCGCCGTCGTCGTACCCCTGCGCGGTCGGGCGGACACGGTGGGGCTGCTGACCGTCTTCCGGGGTCCGGAGCGCGAGACGTTCACGACCGACGACCTCGACACCCTGACGGAGGTCGCCGCGCGCGCCGGGTCAGCGCTCGACAACGCGCGGGCGTTCTCCCAGCAGCAGGACCTCGCGGAGGGCCTCCAGCGCAGTCTGCTGACCGCGCCGCCCGACCCGGCGGGCCTGCAGCTCGAGGTCCGCTACGAGCCCGCGGCCGCGGCGGCGCAGGTCGGCGGGGACTGGTACGACGCCTTCCTCCAGCCCGACGGTGGCACCAGCCTGGTCATCGGGGACGTGGTCGGCCACGACACCGCGGCAGCCGCGGCCATGGGACAGGTCCGCGGCCTGCTCCGCGGCATCGCGGTCACCACCGGAGACGGTCCGGCCGACGTGCTCCGCCGGGTGGACGAAGCGATGGAGATCCTCCAGGTCGACACCACCGCCACGGCGGTCGTGGCCCGCCTGGAGCAGACCGCCGACGAGCGGGCCCGCGGCGTCACCCGGTTGTGCTGGTCGAACGCCGGGCACCCGCCGCCGCTGGTCGCGTTCCCCGGCTCCGAGCCCGGCTCGGTCGAGGTGCTGACCCTGTGGGCGGAGACGTCGGAGCTGCTCCTCGGCCTGGACCCCGCGACCGAGCGGACCGAGTCGGTCGTGACGCTGCCGCGGGGCGCGACCGTGCTGCTCTACACCGACGGGCTCGTCGAGCGGCGCGGGCAGTCGCTCGACGAGGGCATCGACGCGATGCGGGCGTTGCTGGCCGAGCTGGTGCGGGCAGGTGTCGGGCTGGAGGAGCTGTGCGACGGCCTGATCCGCGGGCTGCTGCCCGAGTCTCCCGACGACGACGTGGCCCTGGTTGCCGTCCGGGTGGAACGCACCTAG